Proteins encoded by one window of Sus scrofa isolate TJ Tabasco breed Duroc chromosome 12, Sscrofa11.1, whole genome shotgun sequence:
- the MRPL27 gene encoding 39S ribosomal protein L27, mitochondrial isoform X2, translating into MALAVLALRTRAAVTALLSPPQAAALAVRYASKKTGGSSKNLGGKSPGKRFGIKKMEGHYVHAGNILATQRHFRWHPGAHVGLGKNKCLYALEEGVVRYTKEVYVPNPSNSEAVDLVTRLPQGAVLYKTFVHVVPAKPEGTFKLVAML; encoded by the exons ATGGCGTTGGCGGTGCTGGCGCTAAGGACCCGGGCAGCAG TTACAGCCCTGCTGAGCCCCCCTCAGGCTGCAGCTCTTGCTGTCAGATATGCATCCAAGAAGACAGGTGGCAGCTCCAAGAACCTCGGTGGAAAGTCACCAGGCAAACGCTTTGGCATCAAGAAAATGGAGG GTCACTATGTTCATGCTGGCAACATCCTTGCGACTCAGCGCCACTTCCGCTGGCACCCAGGTGCCCAT GTGGGCCTGGGGAAGAACAAGTGCCTGTATGCCCTGGAGGAGGGAGTAGTCCGCTACACTAAGGAGGTCTACGTGCCCAATCCCAGCAACTCGGAGGCCGTGGATCTGGTCACCAGGCTGCCCCAGGGGGCTGTGCTGTACAAGACTTTCGTCCACGTGGTTCCTGCCAAGCCTGAGGGCACCTTCAAACTGGTAGCTATGCTTTGA
- the MRPL27 gene encoding 39S ribosomal protein L27, mitochondrial isoform X1 translates to MRWRLYLAEDLGTGVTALLSPPQAAALAVRYASKKTGGSSKNLGGKSPGKRFGIKKMEGHYVHAGNILATQRHFRWHPGAHVGLGKNKCLYALEEGVVRYTKEVYVPNPSNSEAVDLVTRLPQGAVLYKTFVHVVPAKPEGTFKLVAML, encoded by the exons ATGCGGTGGAGGCTGTATCTCGCGGAAGACCTTGGGACGGGAG TTACAGCCCTGCTGAGCCCCCCTCAGGCTGCAGCTCTTGCTGTCAGATATGCATCCAAGAAGACAGGTGGCAGCTCCAAGAACCTCGGTGGAAAGTCACCAGGCAAACGCTTTGGCATCAAGAAAATGGAGG GTCACTATGTTCATGCTGGCAACATCCTTGCGACTCAGCGCCACTTCCGCTGGCACCCAGGTGCCCAT GTGGGCCTGGGGAAGAACAAGTGCCTGTATGCCCTGGAGGAGGGAGTAGTCCGCTACACTAAGGAGGTCTACGTGCCCAATCCCAGCAACTCGGAGGCCGTGGATCTGGTCACCAGGCTGCCCCAGGGGGCTGTGCTGTACAAGACTTTCGTCCACGTGGTTCCTGCCAAGCCTGAGGGCACCTTCAAACTGGTAGCTATGCTTTGA
- the XYLT2 gene encoding xylosyltransferase 2: protein MVASARVQKLVRRYKLAIATALAILLLQGLVVWSFSVLEDDEPGEKGRQKKPRPLDPGEGSKDTDSSAGRRGSAGRRHGRWRGRAESPGVPVAKVVRAVTSRHRASRRVPPTLPPEAPGRQNLSGAAAGEALVGAAGFPHGDTGSVEGAPQPTDNGFTPKCEIVGKDALSALARASSKQCQQEIANVVCLHQAGSLMPKAVPRHCQRAGKMSPGIQWDEPRVQQPMDSPPVRIAYMLVVHGRAIRQLKRLLKAVYHERHFFYIHVDKRSNYLHREVVELARQYDNVRVTPWRMITIWGGASLLRMYLRSMQDLLEVPGWAWDFFINLSATDYPTRTNEELVAFLSKNRDKNFLKSHGRDNSRFIKKQGLDRLFHECDSHMWRLGERQIPAGIVVDGGSDWFVLTRSFVEYVVYTDDPLVAQLRQFYTYTLLPAESFFHTVLENSPACESLVDNNLRVTNWNRKLGCKCQYKHIVDWCGCSPNDFKPQDFLRLQQVSRPTFFARKFESTVNQEVLEILDFHLYGSYPPGTPALKAYWENTYDVADGPSGLSDVMLTAYTAFVRLSLRHVATAASPLADPLCRFEPKGLPSSVHLYFYDDHFQGYLVTQAVQPSAQGPAETLEMWLMPQGSLKLLGRSDQASRLQSLEVGTEWDPKERLFRNFGGLLGPLDEPVAMQRWARGPNLTATVVWIDPTYVVATSYDIVVDAETEVTQYKPPLSRPLRPGAWTVRLLHFWEPLGETRFLVLPLTFNRKLPLRKDDASWLHAGPPHNEYMEQSFQGLSGILNLPQPEPAEEAARLHAELTGPALEAWTDGELSGFWSVAGLCATGPSACPSLELCRLTSWSSLFPDPKSELGPVKADGRLR from the exons AAAGGAAGGCAGAAGAAGCCACGGCCGCTAGACCCCGGCGAGGGCTCCAAGGACACAGATAGTTCAGCTGGGCGGCGGGGCAGTGCGGGCAGAAGGCATGGGCGCTGGCGGGGCCGTGCTGAGAGCCCCGGCGTGCCCGTGGCCAAGGTGGTACGGGCAGTAACCAGCCGGCACAGAGCCAGCCGGCGGgtccctcccaccctgcccccagagGCCCCAGGCCGCCAGAACCTGAGTGGGGCAGCGGCCGGGGAGGCCCTGGTTGGGGCAGCTGGCTTCCCGCATGGAGACACAGGGAGTGTGGAGGGCGCCCCCCAGCCTACAGACAATGGCTTCACGCCCAAGTGTGAGATCGTGGGCAAGGATGCGCTGTCTGCACTGGCCCGGGCCAGCTCCAAGCAGTGCCAGCAGGAGATCGCCAACGTGGTGTGCCTGCACCAGGCCGGGAGCCTCATGCCCAAGGCTGTGCCCCGGCACTGCCAGCGGGCTG GGAAGATGAGCCCCGGCATCCAGTGGGATGAGCCCCGGGTCCAGCAGCCCATGGACAGCCCCCCAGTGCGGATCGCCTACATGCTGGTGGTTCATGGCCGCGCCATCCGCCAGCTGAAGCGTCTCCTCAAGGCTGTCTACCACGAGCGGCACTTCTTCTATATCCATGTGGACAAG CGCTCCAACTACCTGCACCGCGAGGTGGTAGAGCTGGCCCGGCAGTACGATAACGTGCGGGTGACACCCTGGCGCATGATCACCATCTGGGGTGGGGCCAGCCTGCTGAGGATGTATCTGCGGAGCATGCAGGACCTGCTGGAGGTGCCCGGCTGGGCCTGGGACTTCTTCATCAACCTCAGTGCCACTGACTACCCGACCAG GACCAATGAGGAGCTGGTAGCTTTCCTGTCCAAGAACCGAGACAAAAATTTCCTCAAGTCCCATGGCCGGGACAACTccag GTTCATCAAGAAACAGGGCTTGGACCGGCTCTTCCATGAGTGCGATTCACACATGTGGCGCCTGGGCGAGCGGCAGATCCCAGCGGGCATCGTGGTGGACGGCGGCTCGGACTGGTTTGTGCTGACGCGCAGCTTCGTGGAGTATGTGGTGTACACCGATGACCCGCTGGTGGCCCAGCTCCGTCAATTCTACACGTACACACTGCTCCCAGCCGAG TCCTTCTTCCACACGGTGCTGGAGAATAGCCCGGCCTGCGAGAGCCTCGTGGACAACAACCTGCGGGTCACCAACTGGAACCGCAAGCTGGGCTGCAAGTGCCAGTACAAGCACATCGTGGACTGGTGCGGCTGCTCCCCCAACGACTTCAAGCCGCAGGACTTCCTCCGGCTGCAG CAAGTCTCCAGACCTACCTTCTTTGCCCGGAAGTTTGAGTCGACTGTGAACCAGGAGGTACTGGAAATCCTGGACTTCCACCTCTATGGCAGCTACCCCCCCGGCACCCCAGCCCTCAAGGCCTACTGGGAGAACACCTACGATGTGGCCGATGGTCCCAGTGGGCTCAGTGATGTCATGCTCACTGCTTACACCGCTTTTGTCCGCCTCAGCCTACGCCATGTCGCCACCGCTGCATCCCCACTGGCCGACCCCCTCTGCAG GTTTGAGCCCAAGGGCTTGCCGTCCAGCGTGCACCTGTATTTCTATGACGACCATTTCCAGGGCTACCTGGTGACGCAGGCGGTGCAGCCCTCAGCCCAGGGGCCGGCAGAGACGCTTGAGATGTGGCTGATGCCCCAGGGGTCGCTGAAGCTGTTGGGGCGCAGTGACCAGGCCAGCCGGCTCCAGAGTTTGGAG GTTGGCACTGAATGGGACCCCAAAGAGCGTCTTTTCCGGAACTTTGGGGGGTTGCTGGGGCCACTGGACGAGCCTGTGGCCATGCAGCGCTGGGCCCGGGGCCCCAACCTCACAGCCACCGTGGTGTGGATCGACCCCACCTATGTGGTGGCCACGTCCTACGACATCGTGGTAGACGCGGAAACGGAGGTCACGCAGTACAAGCCCCCACTCAGCCGCCCCCTGCGGCCGGGGGCCTGGACGGTTCGACTGCTTCACTTCTGGGAACCCCTGGGTGAGACCCGCTTCCTCGTGCTGCCCTTGACCTTCAACCGCAAACTACCTCTCAGGAAAG ATGATGCCAGCTGGCTGCACGCCGGGCCCCCCCACAACGAGTATATGGAGCAGAGTTTCCAGGGCCTGAGCGGCATCCTGAACCTGCCTCAGCCAGAGCCCGCGGAGGAGGCTGCCCGCCTGCACGCAGAGCTCACGGGCCCCGCGCTAGAGGCCTGGACAGATGGGGAACTGAGCGGCTTCTGGTCTGTGGCTGGACTGTGTGCCACGGGCCCCTCGGCCTGTCCCTCCCTGGAGCTCTGCAGACTGACCAGCTGGAGCTCTCTCTTTCCCGACCCCAAATCGGAGCTGGGGCCTGTCAAAGCAGATGGGCGACTCAGGTAG